The following proteins are co-located in the Lacticaseibacillus paracasei subsp. paracasei genome:
- a CDS encoding phage/plasmid primase, P4 family: MYEHIPAELRSLKQWGCFHRIWQPEKNKYTKIPYSALTGTKTSSTDSKQWVTFEEAITALQAYDLDGLGFFFANGYVGIDVDHIGDDLERLEEGQTDDNVAWEFMNTFKSYTERSMSGTGIHIIVKGEIPGTRRRKANVEMYQSGRFFAMTGDEIGKFHSINSPAEEEFKRIYTKYLEPKTVIDLPSRYNLVPNNLSEDEIIIKMLRSKSGDRIKKLLNGGWEPLYPSQSEADLAFANDLAFWTGRDFTRMDSIFRHSSLMRPKWDEKHGKTTYGVSTLNRAINDVSDTYQPKHEKPKYKLGFITDTGKPKAFPPRSWDDTGNADRFVDRYGDVARYSYIDKAWYIYNGSFWELDKRGLLRTMIDEVVADLKKEKPKTPPDVDPEKAEKEWAKFCKTSRGNRAKRALEDEIQHRLPVTTDEFDADQTLMNVDNGYIDLSDGTLHEHDIKKMFSKKSNVEYSDTVECPEWQAFLNQTFNGDNELIDYIQKAVGYSLTGSVEEQVMFILYGSGRNGKSVFMDTLKHIAGSYSRTMQAKSIMVQQSSGGANSDIARLKGARLVSASEPNEGVRLDEGLIKELTGGESVTARFLYGSEFEFKPEFKLWLSTNHKPIIRGTDDGIWRRLMLIPFTHQVPVDQVDKRLTYKLERESIGILNWAVDGALKWQREGLEPPQSVKDASNEYRTEMDVLELFINDCCEKGPGYQAAAGQLYQTYVDWCDKSGEYKMRKQKFGAEMQKKFDKHKRGSFFYLGIRIKSDPRLNFLNN; the protein is encoded by the coding sequence ATGTATGAACACATTCCAGCAGAACTACGGTCCCTAAAACAATGGGGCTGCTTTCACCGAATCTGGCAACCAGAAAAAAATAAATATACTAAGATTCCTTATTCTGCCTTAACTGGCACAAAAACAAGCTCAACGGACTCGAAACAGTGGGTAACTTTTGAAGAAGCAATCACAGCATTGCAGGCTTATGACCTTGACGGACTTGGATTTTTCTTTGCAAACGGATATGTAGGAATTGACGTTGATCATATTGGCGATGATTTGGAGAGACTAGAAGAGGGACAAACCGACGACAATGTCGCATGGGAGTTCATGAATACTTTCAAGTCATATACCGAAAGGTCAATGTCTGGTACTGGTATTCACATCATTGTCAAAGGCGAAATACCCGGTACACGCCGAAGAAAAGCTAATGTTGAGATGTATCAAAGCGGGCGGTTCTTTGCAATGACTGGCGATGAAATTGGCAAGTTTCATTCAATCAATTCTCCCGCAGAAGAGGAATTCAAGCGGATATATACAAAGTATTTGGAGCCAAAAACCGTCATCGATTTGCCCAGCAGGTACAATTTAGTACCTAACAATCTTTCTGAAGATGAGATTATCATTAAAATGCTGAGATCTAAAAGTGGTGATCGAATTAAGAAACTGCTCAATGGAGGCTGGGAACCATTATATCCATCTCAATCGGAGGCTGATCTGGCATTCGCAAATGACTTGGCATTTTGGACAGGCAGAGATTTCACCCGGATGGATAGTATATTCCGCCATTCATCGTTAATGAGACCAAAGTGGGACGAGAAGCACGGCAAAACAACCTACGGCGTTTCAACACTCAACCGAGCCATTAATGATGTGAGTGATACTTATCAGCCGAAACATGAAAAGCCTAAATATAAGCTTGGATTTATTACTGACACTGGTAAGCCAAAAGCGTTTCCTCCTCGTTCGTGGGATGACACAGGCAATGCAGATAGGTTTGTTGATCGATATGGTGATGTCGCGAGGTACAGCTATATCGATAAGGCTTGGTATATCTACAATGGTAGCTTCTGGGAACTTGATAAGCGTGGCTTGTTGCGAACCATGATTGACGAAGTAGTTGCTGACTTGAAAAAGGAAAAGCCAAAAACTCCTCCTGATGTTGATCCGGAAAAAGCCGAGAAAGAATGGGCAAAGTTTTGCAAAACCAGTCGTGGAAATCGTGCTAAAAGAGCACTTGAAGATGAGATTCAACATCGTCTACCGGTGACAACTGATGAATTTGATGCTGATCAGACCTTAATGAATGTTGACAACGGATATATTGATCTATCTGATGGAACTCTTCACGAGCATGACATAAAGAAAATGTTCTCGAAGAAATCAAACGTTGAATATTCAGACACTGTTGAGTGTCCTGAATGGCAAGCATTTTTGAATCAGACTTTCAATGGAGACAACGAATTAATTGACTATATTCAAAAAGCGGTCGGGTACTCATTAACAGGATCAGTTGAAGAGCAGGTCATGTTTATCCTTTACGGATCAGGGCGAAATGGTAAATCTGTTTTCATGGATACTCTCAAGCACATAGCTGGAAGTTATTCACGCACGATGCAGGCTAAGTCAATTATGGTTCAGCAGTCTAGCGGGGGTGCCAACAGCGATATTGCAAGACTAAAGGGAGCTCGTCTGGTATCTGCAAGTGAACCAAATGAAGGCGTCCGACTAGATGAAGGACTTATCAAAGAACTAACCGGAGGAGAATCTGTTACCGCACGTTTTTTATACGGATCAGAGTTCGAATTCAAACCAGAATTCAAGCTTTGGCTGTCAACTAACCACAAGCCCATTATTCGAGGAACGGATGATGGTATCTGGCGGAGATTGATGCTGATTCCATTTACTCATCAAGTGCCAGTGGATCAGGTAGACAAAAGGCTGACATACAAGCTTGAACGTGAATCAATCGGGATTCTAAATTGGGCAGTTGATGGAGCACTCAAGTGGCAGCGCGAAGGATTAGAGCCGCCGCAGAGTGTGAAAGATGCAAGCAATGAGTATCGAACAGAAATGGATGTTCTTGAACTGTTTATCAATGATTGTTGTGAAAAAGGGCCCGGATATCAGGCCGCCGCTGGTCAGCTTTACCAAACATATGTTGACTGGTGCGACAAATCAGGTGAGTACAAGATGCGCAAACAAAAGTTCGGCGCAGAAATGCAAAAGAAGTTCGACAAGCATAAACGAGGAAGTTTCTTCTATCTTGGAATACGTATCAAATCTGACCCGAGGCTTAACTTTTTAAACAATTAG
- a CDS encoding VRR-NUC domain-containing protein, with translation MKSEHAIQSEIMLALSEHGCIVARTNVGTVRTVDGRIFNAGPPPGWPDITAIRKADGRAVLVECKNEKGRLREDQKRFAAAISGTKVIYGVCRSADDAVKLLEANKCT, from the coding sequence ATGAAATCAGAGCATGCCATTCAATCAGAAATCATGCTGGCACTATCGGAACACGGTTGCATTGTTGCTAGAACGAACGTGGGAACTGTAAGAACTGTGGACGGAAGAATTTTTAACGCAGGACCACCGCCTGGGTGGCCTGATATTACTGCGATAAGAAAAGCGGACGGACGTGCTGTACTGGTTGAATGCAAAAACGAAAAAGGAAGACTTCGTGAAGATCAAAAACGTTTTGCGGCCGCTATATCAGGAACAAAAGTAATTTACGGCGTATGCAGATCGGCAGACGATGCTGTGAAACTATTGGAGGCTAACAAATGTACGTAG